Proteins found in one Phreatobacter oligotrophus genomic segment:
- a CDS encoding HepT-like ribonuclease domain-containing protein has translation MSSSRPLDRLQDIIDNCDNVFKYTKGLDERSYETAPQMVRDAVEPCLQRISEAAYKLGDSIDERHPNVDWLGFRGIGNILRHGYDILDNKIIWATVSVELPALKASAIKERDFIKRKSAQKDNQGPER, from the coding sequence ATGTCTTCTAGTCGCCCGCTCGATAGATTGCAAGACATCATCGATAACTGCGATAACGTGTTTAAATACACTAAGGGACTTGACGAAAGAAGTTATGAGACCGCGCCTCAGATGGTCCGTGACGCCGTGGAGCCGTGCCTGCAAAGAATTAGCGAAGCTGCCTATAAGCTAGGCGACTCCATCGACGAACGCCATCCCAATGTCGACTGGCTTGGATTTCGTGGAATAGGAAACATTTTGCGCCATGGCTACGACATTTTGGACAACAAAATAATTTGGGCCACAGTTAGCGTCGAACTACCGGCATTAAAAGCGTCAGCAATCAAAGAGCGCGATTTCATCAAACGGAAATCGGCGCAAAAAGACAACCAGGGTCCTGAACGATAA
- the chrA gene encoding chromate efflux transporter, translating to MTALSANENVAPATIAHPTQWEAFLVFAKIGLLSFGGPAGQIALMHKVLVEEKRWISEERFLHALNYCMLLPGPEAQQLATYIGWLLHGVRGGVVAGTLFIIPGFLIILGLSSIYALYQGTASIDAIFFGLKAAVLAVVIEAVIRVGKRALKNGFMIGLAAASFIAIYAFQVPFPLIILGAGLMGYFGARLRPDLFKGSGHGGAAISGPFLELREPEVQPGWGRAAKVLLVWGLLWIAPVLLLAVVFGRETIFMPIAAFFSQMAVVTFGGAYAVLSYVAQAAVSSFGWLRPGEMLDGLAMAETTPGPLILVLVYVGFLAAFRSPPGIDPLLSGVIGATLTTWVTFIPCFLWIFLGAPYIETLRANKALSGALTAITASVVGVILNLAIWFGLHVVFRTVGTVSAGPLSFAWPDLRSLDLAAALLAVAAAIAIFRLKLGLIPTLGAAAAGGLMLRYLLG from the coding sequence ATGACCGCTTTGTCTGCCAACGAGAACGTTGCACCTGCGACAATCGCCCACCCTACCCAGTGGGAGGCATTCCTCGTCTTCGCCAAAATTGGCTTGCTGAGCTTTGGCGGCCCGGCCGGTCAGATCGCGCTCATGCACAAGGTTCTGGTTGAGGAGAAGCGCTGGATCTCGGAAGAGCGGTTCCTCCACGCTCTCAACTACTGCATGCTACTACCGGGGCCCGAGGCGCAGCAGCTTGCAACCTATATCGGGTGGCTGCTGCACGGTGTGAGGGGCGGCGTCGTCGCCGGGACCCTCTTCATCATTCCCGGCTTCCTGATCATCCTCGGCCTCAGCTCCATCTACGCGCTTTATCAAGGCACCGCGTCCATCGACGCCATCTTCTTCGGGCTCAAGGCGGCGGTGCTCGCCGTCGTCATCGAGGCTGTGATCCGCGTCGGCAAGAGAGCCCTGAAAAATGGCTTCATGATAGGCCTCGCGGCCGCGTCCTTTATCGCGATCTATGCATTCCAGGTGCCGTTCCCGCTCATCATCCTCGGCGCCGGCCTCATGGGCTATTTTGGCGCGCGCTTGCGACCCGATCTGTTCAAGGGCAGCGGGCATGGCGGGGCGGCGATCAGCGGTCCGTTCCTCGAACTGCGCGAACCGGAAGTGCAGCCGGGTTGGGGCCGGGCGGCCAAGGTCCTCCTCGTCTGGGGCCTGCTGTGGATCGCCCCGGTGCTGCTCCTCGCCGTTGTCTTCGGTCGCGAGACCATCTTCATGCCAATCGCAGCGTTCTTTTCGCAGATGGCGGTCGTGACATTCGGGGGAGCCTATGCCGTTCTGTCTTACGTCGCGCAGGCCGCCGTCTCGAGCTTCGGTTGGCTTCGGCCAGGTGAAATGCTCGACGGCCTCGCCATGGCAGAAACCACACCGGGGCCGCTTATCCTGGTGTTGGTCTATGTCGGGTTTCTTGCGGCATTCCGTTCACCCCCTGGCATCGATCCGCTGCTGAGCGGTGTCATCGGCGCCACCCTCACAACCTGGGTGACCTTCATTCCATGCTTCCTCTGGATTTTCCTTGGGGCGCCATACATTGAGACGCTCCGCGCCAACAAAGCCCTTTCGGGCGCATTGACGGCCATCACGGCATCGGTGGTCGGCGTCATCCTCAACCTCGCCATCTGGTTCGGCCTTCATGTGGTCTTCCGAACTGTCGGAACCGTCTCGGCCGGCCCGCTCTCTTTTGCCTGGCCGGACCTTCGGTCTCTTGATCTGGCGGCGGCCTTGCTCGCCGTCGCCGCTGCCATTGCGATCTTCCGCCTCAAGCTGGGCCTCATTCCAACACTGGGGGCCGCGGCGGCAGGGGGGCTGATGCTTCGCTATCTCTTGGGTTGA
- a CDS encoding methyl-accepting chemotaxis protein: MNILSRVKILHKILALIAILATVSAIITYVGSTSLRSLSDATDVMERSANQALFASRMNRLVALLNRNEYAIAADPRPENVARLKQQIATEQRELSELRQRLGRDLPAEYQAQLAKVDDAIKAYNVELDDTFVQAAKVRRFEVSADLENLHKSVESSRVVAEQLATAVRSLSDTLERNVVTVSAAATLEYKASAFLMQLVAGIGISVGLILGVMIGQFGIAGPIRQIVATLQQLATGNYDIAVEGAERRDEVGDVARAAEIFRENGLEKLRLQEEQAASEKRAHEEKRRAMNDLADRFDRAVGGIVGAVSASATELEAAAQTLTSTAEETSIQSSSVASASEQMANNVQTVASATEEMSISAREIATQVTRSTEIADKAVSEASDTAHKMQELSQSTQSIGAIVNLIEAIAGQTNLLALNATIEAARAGEAGKGFAVVAAEVKQLAEQTSKATAQIGAQISQIQSATGAAAVSIDGISETIRQMSAISTSIAAAMEEQTSATAEISRNVQQASAGTAEVSSNIDGVNQAASSTGAAAAQVLSSAGELSRNAERLRQELEGFLANVRAA, translated from the coding sequence ATGAACATCCTCTCTCGCGTCAAGATTCTCCATAAGATCCTGGCCCTGATTGCTATTCTTGCGACGGTGTCCGCCATCATCACGTATGTTGGCTCGACCTCGCTGCGCTCCCTGAGTGACGCCACCGATGTCATGGAGCGATCAGCCAACCAGGCGCTGTTCGCCTCTCGCATGAACCGTCTCGTGGCGCTGTTGAACCGCAACGAGTACGCAATTGCCGCTGATCCACGCCCTGAAAACGTGGCGCGGCTGAAGCAGCAGATCGCCACGGAACAGCGTGAGCTGAGCGAGCTGCGTCAGCGTCTGGGACGGGACCTGCCTGCAGAGTATCAGGCGCAGCTCGCCAAGGTCGATGACGCCATCAAGGCTTACAACGTTGAACTCGACGATACCTTTGTTCAGGCAGCGAAGGTCAGGCGTTTCGAGGTCAGCGCTGACCTTGAGAACCTGCACAAGTCGGTCGAAAGCAGCCGCGTGGTCGCAGAGCAGCTGGCCACTGCAGTTCGGTCTCTGTCCGACACGCTCGAGCGGAACGTCGTGACCGTCTCCGCCGCCGCGACCCTCGAATACAAGGCGAGCGCCTTCCTGATGCAGTTGGTCGCGGGCATCGGGATTTCCGTGGGCCTTATCCTCGGTGTGATGATTGGCCAATTCGGTATTGCCGGCCCGATCCGTCAGATCGTCGCCACCTTGCAGCAGCTCGCCACCGGCAACTACGACATCGCGGTGGAGGGTGCAGAGCGTCGTGATGAGGTCGGTGATGTCGCCCGCGCAGCCGAGATCTTCCGCGAGAATGGCCTTGAGAAGCTGCGCCTCCAGGAGGAGCAGGCAGCGTCTGAAAAGCGCGCTCACGAGGAGAAGCGCCGCGCCATGAACGATCTCGCTGATCGCTTCGACCGTGCGGTCGGGGGCATTGTCGGTGCCGTCTCGGCCTCGGCGACGGAGCTTGAGGCTGCGGCGCAGACGTTGACCTCCACCGCGGAGGAGACCTCGATCCAGTCGTCGTCAGTGGCCTCGGCCTCGGAGCAGATGGCCAACAACGTCCAGACCGTCGCGTCCGCGACCGAGGAGATGTCGATCTCGGCACGAGAGATTGCGACGCAGGTGACGCGCTCGACCGAGATCGCCGACAAGGCGGTGAGCGAGGCTAGCGACACCGCGCACAAGATGCAGGAACTCTCGCAGTCGACCCAGTCGATCGGCGCCATCGTGAACCTGATCGAGGCTATCGCGGGCCAGACCAACCTGCTCGCGCTCAACGCCACCATTGAGGCGGCCCGCGCCGGCGAAGCCGGTAAGGGGTTCGCAGTTGTCGCGGCTGAAGTGAAGCAGCTTGCCGAGCAGACCAGCAAGGCCACGGCGCAGATCGGTGCGCAGATTAGCCAGATCCAGAGCGCCACCGGCGCCGCGGCGGTCTCCATCGATGGCATCAGCGAGACGATCCGCCAGATGAGTGCGATTTCAACCTCGATCGCAGCCGCCATGGAAGAGCAGACCTCGGCCACGGCCGAGATCTCCCGCAACGTTCAGCAGGCCTCGGCGGGGACAGCGGAGGTGTCATCCAACATCGACGGTGTGAACCAGGCCGCGTCGTCGACGGGGGCCGCTGCCGCTCAGGTTCTCAGCTCTGCCGGCGAGCTTTCCCGCAATGCTGAACGGCTGCGCCAGGAGCTGGAGGGATTCCTTGCCAACGTCCGTGCCGCGTGA
- a CDS encoding nucleotidyltransferase family protein: MNAAHSTRDEVIQKLRHHQGGLMQMGVKHAALFGSVARGTDGRNSDIDIIIDIDDQQLCGLATLGRIQQMLSKWLERPVDIATRTSLRPSVAREFRRDAINVF, translated from the coding sequence ATGAACGCTGCCCATTCAACCCGCGACGAGGTTATTCAAAAACTTCGTCACCATCAGGGCGGACTTATGCAAATGGGAGTAAAGCACGCGGCTTTGTTCGGCTCGGTTGCCCGAGGAACGGACGGTCGGAATAGCGATATTGACATTATCATCGATATTGATGATCAGCAATTATGCGGCCTCGCTACTCTTGGGCGAATTCAGCAAATGCTTTCGAAATGGCTGGAACGACCTGTTGATATTGCAACTCGCACCAGCCTGAGGCCGAGCGTCGCTCGTGAATTCAGGAGGGATGCAATAAATGTCTTCTAG
- a CDS encoding chromate resistance protein ChrB domain-containing protein yields the protein MPLPTEITVSQLYRLIGLPDAPTIIDVRIDDDVAADPRLIPGSVRRDFRTVSDWATEFAGRTVVISCQKGLKLSQGAAAWLRHEGVDAMSLEGGFEAWRAYRALLLNTTPLPKPDDRGRTVWVTRARPKVDRIACPWLIRRFVDPSAVFLFVAPSEVTAVADRFGATPFDIEGVFWSHRGETCTFDTLLMETGLSAPALDRLALIVRAADTGRLDLVPEAAGFLAASLGLSRMFKDDLKQLEAGMLFYDSFYRWCRDATDETHNWPAAAKGA from the coding sequence ATGCCGTTGCCGACTGAGATCACTGTTTCCCAGCTTTACCGCCTCATCGGGCTGCCCGACGCACCCACGATCATCGACGTGCGGATCGACGACGATGTTGCGGCCGACCCAAGACTGATCCCCGGCTCAGTGAGGCGGGATTTTCGCACCGTGAGCGATTGGGCCACCGAATTCGCCGGCCGCACCGTCGTCATCAGTTGTCAGAAAGGGCTCAAACTCAGTCAGGGCGCGGCTGCGTGGCTGCGTCACGAGGGCGTGGACGCCATGTCTCTGGAGGGGGGCTTTGAGGCCTGGCGGGCTTACCGAGCACTGCTCTTGAACACGACCCCGCTGCCGAAGCCCGACGACCGAGGGCGCACCGTTTGGGTCACAAGAGCCAGACCGAAGGTCGACCGGATCGCCTGCCCCTGGCTCATCCGCCGCTTCGTTGATCCTTCCGCCGTGTTCTTATTTGTAGCCCCGAGCGAGGTGACGGCTGTGGCAGACCGCTTCGGCGCCACGCCATTCGATATCGAAGGGGTCTTCTGGAGCCACCGGGGCGAGACCTGCACCTTTGACACACTGCTCATGGAAACAGGGCTATCGGCGCCTGCGCTGGATCGGCTCGCTCTGATCGTGCGCGCTGCCGACACCGGCCGGCTCGATCTCGTTCCAGAAGCAGCGGGTTTTCTCGCGGCGTCTCTCGGTCTCTCGCGGATGTTCAAGGATGACCTGAAGCAGTTGGAGGCGGGCATGTTGTTCTACGACAGCTTTTACCGCTGGTGCCGCGACGCAACCGACGAGACGCACAACTGGCCGGCTGCCGCGAAAGGGGCCTGA